One genomic segment of Clostridium saccharoperbutylacetonicum N1-4(HMT) includes these proteins:
- a CDS encoding DUF1453 domain-containing protein, translating to MLPILFILMLIEDYAKTLNFTLKEILLIIIFSIIGLGVGIIRGRTLKYSKDESKDEVYYSESYLSLGVYIILIFMKWFLKYVGGDITSFISVGILIFGCASMIGRSIWLSYKYFQFSGNAK from the coding sequence TTGTTACCTATATTATTTATACTAATGCTTATTGAGGATTACGCAAAAACATTGAATTTTACATTGAAAGAAATTCTGCTAATAATAATTTTTTCAATTATTGGATTAGGAGTAGGAATAATTCGTGGAAGAACATTAAAATACAGTAAGGATGAATCTAAAGATGAAGTTTATTACAGTGAGTCATATTTAAGTCTTGGAGTGTATATTATCCTTATTTTCATGAAATGGTTTCTTAAATATGTTGGTGGAGATATAACAAGCTTTATAAGTGTAGGAATTCTTATATTTGGATGTGCTTCTATGATAGGAAGAAGTATATGGCTGTCATATAAATATTTTCAATTTTCAGGTAATGCTAAATAG
- a CDS encoding macrolide family glycosyltransferase, whose product MSKVLFLSISAHGHVNPTLGLVNELIKQGEEITYFCSEDFREKIEKTGAEFKSYRVEAKKHNTSDNMGIDKILDYINEILKLNDKIIKDILDQIKDRKFDYIIYTAMFPFGNAIAQILRIPSVSSFAVFATPKELMYQHKELADEKLIRSHPAIDTYKNVSKQLKEFYNVEMPHNIFELFFNKGDINIAYTSKYFVAHPEYYDESFKFIGPPIYDRKENLDFPFEKLEGKRVVYISLGTVFNNTDSNLYDIFFKTFANTDNIVVMAAYNVDLSQFDIPHNFIVRNYVPQSEVLKYTNVAITHAGMNSTSDLLYNNIPFVAIPIGADQPYMAKRAEELGATISLDKDNLTPEILRNSVEKVLTEPSYLENIKKISSSFKRAGGYKKAVEEIFKLKRKKEL is encoded by the coding sequence ATGTCAAAAGTTCTTTTTTTAAGTATTTCTGCTCATGGTCATGTTAATCCTACATTAGGATTAGTAAATGAATTAATAAAACAAGGAGAGGAGATTACTTATTTTTGCTCAGAGGATTTTAGAGAAAAAATTGAAAAAACAGGTGCTGAATTTAAAAGTTATAGGGTAGAAGCAAAAAAACATAATACGTCTGACAATATGGGGATAGATAAAATTCTCGATTATATAAATGAAATACTTAAATTAAACGATAAAATTATAAAAGACATTCTAGATCAAATTAAGGATAGAAAATTTGATTATATTATCTATACAGCTATGTTTCCTTTTGGAAATGCCATTGCTCAAATACTAAGAATACCTTCTGTTTCTTCTTTTGCAGTGTTTGCTACCCCTAAAGAATTGATGTATCAACACAAAGAATTAGCAGATGAAAAGTTAATAAGGAGTCATCCAGCTATAGATACTTACAAAAATGTTTCAAAACAATTAAAAGAATTTTATAATGTTGAAATGCCTCATAACATTTTTGAATTATTTTTTAACAAGGGTGATATAAATATTGCATATACTTCTAAATATTTTGTTGCACATCCAGAATATTATGATGAGAGTTTTAAATTTATTGGTCCACCAATATATGATAGAAAAGAAAACTTGGATTTTCCTTTTGAAAAATTAGAAGGAAAGAGAGTTGTTTATATTTCACTGGGTACAGTGTTTAATAATACGGATAGTAATCTCTATGATATCTTTTTTAAAACATTTGCTAATACTGATAATATTGTTGTTATGGCAGCATACAATGTGGACTTATCTCAATTTGATATACCTCATAACTTTATTGTAAGAAATTATGTTCCTCAATCAGAGGTTTTAAAGTATACAAATGTAGCAATAACTCATGCAGGAATGAATAGTACGAGTGACTTATTGTATAATAATATACCTTTTGTAGCAATACCTATTGGTGCAGATCAACCATATATGGCAAAAAGAGCCGAAGAGTTAGGGGCAACTATTTCTCTTGATAAGGATAATCTTACTCCAGAAATTTTAAGAAATTCTGTTGAGAAGGTTCTAACTGAACCGAGTTATCTTGAAAATATAAAAAAGATAAGCAGTTCTTTTAAAAGAGCTGGTGGTTATAAAAAGGCAGTTGAAGAAATTTTTAAGTTAAAAAGAAAAAAAGAATTATGA
- a CDS encoding TetR/AcrR family transcriptional regulator, which yields MNDKKEVIFNYGRELFSSKGFKDINVSDITKKAGIGVGTFYNYYSSKEKLFMEIFLEENVKLKKSILESIDLNGDPLKVIKELMFMNISGINSNPILREWYNRDVFSKIEQHYNEENGIKYVNFVYNSFAELIKKWQVEGKMRNDIDCEIIMAIFTAVINIDTHKDEIGIQYFPQILDYLAEFIIKGLIDCNQ from the coding sequence TTGAACGATAAAAAAGAAGTTATATTTAATTATGGGAGAGAGCTATTCAGTTCCAAAGGATTTAAAGATATAAATGTGTCTGATATTACAAAAAAGGCTGGAATAGGGGTAGGTACGTTTTATAACTACTATTCCTCGAAAGAGAAGCTTTTCATGGAGATTTTTTTAGAAGAAAATGTAAAACTTAAAAAAAGTATTTTGGAATCTATAGATCTGAATGGTGATCCCTTAAAAGTAATTAAAGAATTAATGTTTATGAACATTAGTGGCATAAACTCAAATCCAATACTTAGAGAATGGTATAACAGAGATGTCTTTAGTAAAATAGAGCAACATTACAATGAGGAGAACGGAATAAAATATGTTAATTTCGTATATAACAGTTTTGCAGAGTTAATAAAAAAATGGCAGGTTGAAGGGAAAATGCGAAATGATATCGATTGTGAAATTATTATGGCTATTTTTACTGCAGTGATAAATATAGATACCCATAAGGACGAAATTGGGATTCAATATTTTCCACAAATTTTAGATTACTTAGCTGAATTTATAATTAAAGGTTTGATTGATTGCAACCAATAG
- a CDS encoding NAD(P)H-dependent oxidoreductase, with protein MKKVTVFMGTSQKQATYQAVQEFEKNLKSYTDIDFEYVFLKDYHLKYCNGCKVCFEKGEENCPLKDDRNLLIEKMNNSDGVIFATPNYSFHVTAPLKNFLDRLAFVFHRPQFFGKTFTTIVTQGIFGGASIVKYLGNIGENLGFHVTKGCCLNTLKPITMRQQKKITQEVKKASTRFYKELMRQTSPTPSIFRLMMFRISRTSIMNILNETYRDYIYFKEKGWFESDYYYDVSLGLFKNIAGKFFDFLGGWMAKHR; from the coding sequence ATGAAAAAGGTTACTGTGTTTATGGGTACTTCACAAAAGCAGGCAACTTACCAAGCAGTTCAGGAATTCGAAAAAAATTTAAAGTCATATACAGATATTGACTTTGAGTATGTTTTTTTAAAAGACTATCACCTCAAATATTGTAATGGCTGTAAGGTATGTTTTGAAAAGGGAGAAGAAAATTGTCCTTTGAAGGATGATAGGAATTTACTTATTGAGAAGATGAATAATTCAGATGGAGTTATTTTTGCCACTCCCAATTATTCATTTCATGTAACTGCACCATTGAAGAACTTTTTGGATCGACTAGCTTTTGTTTTTCACCGACCTCAATTTTTTGGTAAGACTTTTACAACTATTGTTACTCAAGGTATATTCGGAGGAGCCTCTATCGTAAAGTATTTGGGGAATATTGGAGAAAACTTAGGGTTTCACGTAACAAAAGGATGCTGCTTGAATACATTAAAACCTATAACAATGCGTCAACAGAAAAAAATAACACAGGAAGTCAAAAAAGCATCCACAAGATTTTATAAGGAACTTATGCGTCAAACGTCGCCAACTCCTTCTATTTTCAGATTGATGATGTTTCGGATATCCCGTACAAGTATTATGAATATTTTGAATGAGACGTACCGGGATTATATTTATTTTAAAGAAAAAGGATGGTTTGAATCTGATTATTATTATGATGTCTCTTTAGGATTATTCAAAAATATTGCAGGTAAATTTTTCGATTTCTTAGGGGGATGGATGGCTAAGCATAGATAG
- a CDS encoding MarR family transcriptional regulator codes for MDIVNEIILSLKKIQEKNEISVPNVKDKLNFSQIHCIAAIEYIEDANITKLAQELSMTTGAITKMCRKLLNEGYVSKYQKEGNNKEVYYNFTELGMNVCEIHKKIHDKSYNKKKAIIEQYNDEEKAIILRFLDDVNLIVEDTFSDIRRRAYE; via the coding sequence ATGGATATTGTTAATGAGATTATATTATCACTAAAGAAAATACAAGAAAAGAATGAAATAAGTGTACCAAATGTTAAGGATAAACTTAACTTTTCACAAATTCATTGCATTGCCGCTATAGAATATATTGAGGATGCTAACATAACAAAATTAGCACAAGAATTAAGTATGACAACAGGTGCTATAACCAAAATGTGTAGAAAGTTATTAAATGAAGGTTATGTTTCGAAGTATCAAAAAGAAGGAAATAATAAAGAAGTGTATTACAATTTTACTGAACTAGGAATGAATGTGTGTGAAATTCATAAAAAAATTCATGATAAATCATATAATAAGAAAAAAGCTATTATAGAGCAATATAATGATGAAGAAAAAGCTATTATATTAAGGTTTCTAGATGATGTGAATTTAATAGTTGAAGATACATTTTCTGATATAAGGAGGAGAGCTTATGAGTAA
- a CDS encoding MerR family transcriptional regulator yields MNLSIKEVAEKFNITPYTLRYYEREGLIPSVQRKDNGRRVYTDVDLGWLQIVSCMKATGMSISYIKNYVELCTNGKDTLEERRKIMCKQKEIINEEIKKYTDLLELVDMKLDYYDEKISKDELKKIITEKKK; encoded by the coding sequence ATGAATTTATCAATAAAAGAAGTAGCAGAAAAATTTAATATAACACCTTATACATTAAGATATTATGAAAGAGAAGGCTTGATACCATCTGTACAACGTAAAGATAATGGTAGGAGGGTTTACACAGATGTTGATTTAGGATGGCTTCAAATTGTGAGCTGTATGAAAGCTACAGGAATGTCTATTTCATATATAAAAAATTATGTTGAGCTTTGCACTAATGGAAAAGATACATTAGAAGAGAGACGTAAGATTATGTGTAAGCAAAAAGAAATAATTAATGAAGAGATAAAAAAATATACTGATCTTCTTGAACTCGTAGATATGAAGTTAGACTATTACGATGAGAAAATCTCCAAAGATGAATTAAAAAAGATAATTACTGAAAAAAAGAAATAA
- a CDS encoding TetR/AcrR family transcriptional regulator has product MAATNHSQAIKKDTKDFITTAMLQLLATEKLSELTVSQVCKRAGVSRMAFYRNFNDLEQILYEYYQPKIAAVFYTIHQNPSFSDKFDIQLKFFSTFSDDLLSSVDRGYEPIIQQIFIEEINKFYAPDSGEYWTTFMSAGVYAVWRKWFLSGQQKPLQEIMEFFKQFDTLKRTF; this is encoded by the coding sequence ATGGCAGCAACAAATCACTCGCAAGCCATCAAAAAAGATACAAAGGATTTTATAACAACAGCCATGCTGCAGTTGCTTGCAACAGAAAAATTGTCGGAATTAACAGTTTCACAAGTTTGTAAACGGGCAGGGGTAAGCCGTATGGCTTTTTACCGAAATTTTAACGATCTCGAACAGATTTTGTATGAGTATTACCAGCCAAAGATTGCAGCTGTATTTTATACGATTCATCAGAATCCATCCTTCTCTGATAAATTTGATATCCAATTAAAGTTTTTCAGCACCTTTAGTGATGATTTACTTTCATCTGTTGACCGTGGATATGAACCAATAATTCAGCAGATTTTCATAGAAGAAATAAACAAATTTTATGCTCCTGATAGTGGTGAATACTGGACAACTTTCATGTCAGCAGGCGTTTATGCTGTTTGGCGAAAATGGTTTCTAAGTGGGCAGCAAAAACCGCTCCAAGAAATAATGGAATTTTTTAAGCAATTTGATACATTAAAAAGGACTTTCTAA
- a CDS encoding oxidoreductase, with the protein MKHTIQSPINSGYGFSTTAKEVIENLNLQGKIAIVTGGYSGIGLETAKVLAEAGATVIVPARNIEKAQKAIDGIKNIELGTLDLMDSDSINSFAEKFIASGRPINILVNSAGIMTPPLMRDNRGYESQFATNHLGHFQLTARLWPALKKAGSARVIAVSSRAQRLGGVNFEDPNFQKTEYDKWKAYAQSKSANILFAVELDRLGKEYGVRAFAVHPGLIPTTDLGRFSLDGKVTTQELKNKDKKTADKQPVNEFKNIEQGAATPVWCATSPLLNEMGGVYCEDCDISEAVTADSLKENGVRPWAIDTDLARRLWQLSEELTGIKFNI; encoded by the coding sequence ATGAAACATACTATTCAATCACCAATAAATTCAGGATATGGTTTTTCTACAACTGCAAAAGAAGTTATAGAAAATCTTAATTTACAAGGTAAGATAGCAATTGTTACTGGAGGTTATTCGGGAATCGGATTGGAAACTGCTAAAGTTTTAGCCGAAGCTGGCGCCACAGTTATAGTACCAGCAAGAAATATTGAGAAAGCACAGAAAGCCATAGATGGAATTAAAAATATAGAGCTAGGAACTTTAGATCTTATGGACTCTGATTCTATAAATAGTTTTGCAGAGAAATTTATAGCTTCCGGAAGGCCCATTAACATCTTAGTAAATAGTGCTGGAATCATGACTCCACCTTTAATGAGAGATAATAGAGGGTATGAATCTCAATTTGCTACAAATCATTTAGGACACTTTCAATTAACAGCAAGACTTTGGCCTGCTTTAAAAAAAGCTGGTAGTGCTAGGGTTATTGCAGTTTCATCAAGAGCTCAACGTCTTGGAGGTGTTAATTTTGAAGATCCTAATTTTCAAAAAACAGAATATGATAAATGGAAAGCCTATGCCCAATCAAAATCTGCCAATATACTTTTTGCTGTTGAGCTTGATAGATTAGGTAAGGAATATGGAGTAAGAGCTTTTGCAGTTCACCCAGGGTTAATTCCAACTACAGACCTTGGTAGATTTTCTCTTGACGGAAAAGTTACTACACAAGAGCTTAAGAATAAAGATAAAAAAACTGCTGATAAGCAACCTGTAAATGAATTTAAAAACATTGAGCAAGGTGCAGCCACACCAGTATGGTGCGCAACCAGCCCTTTACTAAATGAGATGGGTGGTGTATATTGTGAGGATTGCGATATCTCCGAGGCTGTTACAGCTGATAGCTTAAAGGAAAATGGGGTACGTCCTTGGGCCATAGATACAGATTTAGCTAGGAGATTGTGGCAACTTAGCGAAGAACTTACTGGTATTAAGTTTAATATTTAG
- a CDS encoding methyltransferase family protein, whose translation MSNITMISLIWGLFWGYWVLAAIKTRSKVKKEASGQRSMQRVLHVMFVVIAYVITFFQFKNTFLENKIIPNYEYVEYTGLTILVLSLLFAIWARIELGRNWSGAIQKVEGQRLVRSGPYKYIRNPIYTGVVFGFLGTFITFGNLASLIGFFMILLVYIIKISREQKFLIMEFGEEYKKYIEESWALIPFIF comes from the coding sequence ATGAGTAACATTACTATGATAAGTTTAATTTGGGGTTTATTTTGGGGATATTGGGTATTGGCAGCTATAAAAACTAGATCAAAAGTAAAAAAAGAAGCAAGTGGTCAAAGAAGTATGCAGAGAGTGCTTCATGTCATGTTTGTGGTTATTGCTTATGTTATTACTTTCTTTCAATTTAAAAATACATTTTTGGAAAATAAGATAATACCTAATTATGAATATGTGGAATATACAGGGCTTACAATTTTAGTATTATCTCTTTTGTTTGCAATATGGGCTAGAATAGAATTAGGAAGAAATTGGAGTGGGGCGATTCAAAAAGTTGAAGGGCAAAGGCTAGTTCGTAGTGGCCCATATAAGTACATAAGGAATCCTATTTATACAGGAGTGGTATTTGGATTTTTAGGGACTTTTATTACATTTGGAAACCTAGCTTCCCTTATAGGCTTCTTTATGATTTTACTTGTTTATATTATAAAAATAAGTAGGGAACAGAAATTTTTAATAATGGAATTTGGGGAAGAATATAAAAAATATATAGAAGAATCATGGGCATTAATTCCTTTTATATTTTAA
- a CDS encoding SDR family oxidoreductase — protein MEKELVLVTGGSGFIAVHIILKLLKLGYRVRTTLRTLSRQDEVKSMLAKGGAVDFENLEFIQTDLTSDTNWMKAVTDANYVIHVASPTPATRPDDGDEMVKMAVDGTLRVMKAAKEAGVKRVVLTSASGAVIAVHKFHQEIFTEEDWTDLSSNIDAYQRSKTMAELAAWEFAKRENMELSAVNPVAVMGPVLGQDYSHSNQIIRAMLRGDMPFLLNIGFDYVDVRDVAELHVLAMTSPEAAGERFIATTGENLTYKEEAKILKKYLGSKAKKVSTKVLPDFIIKFMAIFKKDLRMPATFLGQNTACSNAKAKKLLGWQPRTAEEAIVATAKSMIELGLIDK, from the coding sequence ATGGAAAAAGAGTTAGTTTTAGTAACAGGCGGAAGTGGCTTCATTGCCGTACACATAATATTAAAGCTTTTGAAACTGGGATATCGAGTTCGTACAACACTTCGCACATTGTCACGTCAGGATGAGGTTAAATCAATGCTTGCAAAAGGTGGAGCAGTTGATTTTGAAAATCTGGAGTTTATACAGACAGATTTGACAAGTGATACAAACTGGATGAAGGCGGTGACTGATGCAAATTATGTTATTCATGTAGCATCACCAACACCAGCCACACGTCCAGATGATGGTGATGAAATGGTGAAAATGGCTGTTGATGGTACATTGAGAGTGATGAAGGCAGCGAAAGAGGCAGGTGTTAAACGTGTGGTTCTAACTTCTGCTTCAGGGGCAGTGATTGCAGTCCATAAATTTCATCAGGAGATTTTCACAGAAGAGGATTGGACAGATTTGTCAAGCAATATCGATGCATACCAACGTTCAAAAACTATGGCAGAGCTTGCGGCTTGGGAATTTGCAAAGAGAGAGAATATGGAACTTTCTGCTGTTAATCCTGTGGCGGTCATGGGACCTGTACTTGGACAGGATTATTCTCACTCTAATCAGATTATTCGTGCGATGCTCAGAGGAGATATGCCATTTCTTTTAAATATTGGATTTGATTATGTTGATGTTCGAGATGTTGCGGAATTACATGTTCTTGCGATGACATCTCCAGAAGCAGCGGGAGAGCGATTTATTGCTACTACGGGTGAAAATCTTACATATAAAGAAGAAGCGAAAATTTTAAAGAAATACTTAGGAAGTAAAGCAAAGAAAGTATCGACTAAGGTACTGCCGGATTTTATAATTAAATTTATGGCAATTTTTAAAAAGGATTTGCGTATGCCAGCAACATTTTTAGGACAAAACACAGCTTGTAGCAATGCAAAAGCTAAAAAGTTACTTGGCTGGCAGCCAAGAACAGCAGAAGAAGCAATCGTGGCAACTGCAAAAAGTATGATTGAACTTGGACTAATCGATAAATAG